The following are from one region of the Vicugna pacos chromosome 9, VicPac4, whole genome shotgun sequence genome:
- the HSPBP1 gene encoding hsp70-binding protein 1, which yields MAEKGSGGSRLPLALPPASQGCSSGGSGSSAGGSGNPPPPRNLQGLLQMAITAGSEVPDPPPEPMSEERRQWLQEAMSAAFRGQREEVEQMKNCLQVLSQPTPSSAGEAELAADQQEREGALELLADLCENMDNAADFCQLSGMHLLVGRYLEAGAAGLRWRAAQLIGTCSQNVAAIQEQVLGLGALRKLLRLLDRDTCDSVRVKALFAISCLVREQEAGLLQFLRLDGFSVLMRAMQQQVQKLKVKSAFLLQNLLVGHPEHKGTLCSMGMVQQLVALVRTEHSPFHEHVLGALCSLVTDFPQGVRECREPELGLEELLRHRCQLLQQHEEYQEELEFCEKLLQTCFSTPTDDSMDR from the exons ATGGCGGAAAAAGGCTCTGGGGGCAGCCGCCTTCCCCTGGCGctgcccccagcctcccagggttGCTCGTCCGGGGGCAGCGGCTCCTCCGCAGGGGGCTCGGGCAACCCCCCGCCACCACGAAACCTCCAAGGCTTGCTGCAGATGGCCATCACGGCGGGCTCTGAAGTGCCAGACCCCCCTCCAGAACCCATGAGTGAGGAG AGGCGCCAGTGGCTGCAGGAGGCCATGTCGGCCGCCTTCCGGGGCCAGCGGGAGGAGGTGGAGCAGATGAAGAACTGCCTCCAAGTGCTATCCCAGCCCACGCCCTCCTCGGCTGGTGAGGCTGAACTGGCTGCTGACCAGCAGGAGCGTGAGGGGGCCCTTGAGCTGCTGGCTGACCTGTGTGAGAACATGGACAATGCTGCAG ATTTCTGCCAGCTGTCAGGCATGCACTTGCTGGTGGGCCGCTACCTGGAGGCGGGGGCCGCAGGGCTGCGGTGGCGGGCAGCGCAGCTCATCGGTACGTGCAGCCAGAACGTGGCGGCCATCCAGGAGCAGGTGCTGGGCCTCGGCGCCCTGCGCAAGCTGCTGCGCCTGCTGGACCGGGACACCTGCGACTCTGTGCGTGTCAAGGCCCTCTTCGCCATCTCCT GCTTGGTCCGGGAGCAGGAGGCTGGGCTGCTGCAGTTCCTCCGCCTGGACGGCTTCTCCGTGTTGATGCGGGCCATGCAGCAGCAGGTGCAAAAGCTCAAGGTCAAGTCGGCATTCCTGCTGCAGAACCTGCTGGTGGGCCACCCTGAACACAAAG GGACTCTGTGCTCCATGGGGATGGTCCAGCAGCTGGTGGCCCTCGTCCGGACAGAACATAGCCCCTTCCATGAGCATGTGCTTGGAGCCCTGTGCAG CTTGGTGACAGACTTCCCCCAGGGCGTGCGGGAGTGCCGGGAgcctgagctgggcctggaggagCTTCTGCGGCACCGCTGCCAGCTGCTGCAGCAGCACGAGGAGTACCAG GAGGAACTGGAGTTCTGCGAAAAGTTGCTACAGACCTGTTTCTCCACCCCGACGGACGACAGCATGGATCGGTGA